One stretch of Saccharopolyspora erythraea DNA includes these proteins:
- a CDS encoding 3-phosphoglycerate dehydrogenase: MRVLLADAFPAEHVAALTEHGHDCDYQPDTTTEQLPERLTGREVLVVRSTAVPASVIEAADSLRLVIRAGSGTNTIDCESAAERGIHVCNVPGRNAIAVAELAFALMLALDRSVCDNVDDLRAGRWDKKRYSRARGIHGRRVGIVGLGQIGLAFAERAAAFGTTVHAVAKPGRSPETAERASAIGIRFVDDLTTLARTCDVLSLHVPATSGTRNLVDAELLAHVQPGTIILNTSRGELLDEDALIAAMEEKDVRAGIDVFTDEPATGTGHIESRLARHPNVYGTHHIGASTEQAQHAVAAEAVRMVDAFESGSVLNCVNLDGVRLAQSTTRSGEPS, translated from the coding sequence ATGAGGGTTCTGCTCGCCGACGCGTTCCCCGCCGAGCACGTGGCCGCGCTCACCGAGCACGGCCACGACTGCGACTACCAGCCGGACACGACCACCGAGCAGCTCCCCGAGCGGCTCACCGGCCGCGAAGTGCTCGTCGTGCGCAGCACCGCGGTCCCCGCGTCGGTGATCGAGGCGGCGGACTCCCTGCGCCTGGTCATCCGCGCGGGTTCGGGGACCAACACCATCGACTGCGAGTCGGCGGCCGAGCGCGGCATCCACGTCTGCAACGTGCCCGGCCGCAACGCGATCGCGGTAGCCGAGCTCGCGTTCGCGCTGATGCTCGCGCTCGACCGCAGCGTGTGCGACAACGTCGACGACCTGCGGGCCGGCCGCTGGGACAAGAAGCGCTACTCCCGCGCCCGGGGAATCCACGGCCGCCGGGTCGGGATCGTCGGGCTCGGCCAGATCGGGCTGGCCTTCGCCGAGCGTGCCGCGGCGTTCGGCACCACGGTGCACGCGGTGGCCAAACCCGGCCGCAGCCCGGAGACCGCCGAACGCGCCAGTGCGATCGGCATCCGCTTCGTCGACGACCTGACCACGCTCGCGCGGACCTGCGACGTGCTCTCCCTGCACGTGCCCGCGACCTCCGGCACCCGCAACCTGGTCGACGCCGAACTGCTCGCGCACGTGCAGCCGGGCACGATCATCCTCAACACCTCGCGCGGCGAGCTGCTCGACGAGGACGCGCTCATCGCGGCCATGGAGGAGAAGGACGTGCGGGCGGGCATCGACGTCTTCACCGACGAGCCCGCGACCGGGACGGGGCACATCGAGTCGCGACTGGCCCGGCATCCCAACGTCTACGGCACCCACCACATCGGGGCCTCCACCGAGCAGGCCCAGCACGCCGTGGCCGCCGAGGCGGTGCGGATGGTCGACGCGTTCGAATCCGGTTCGGTGCTGAACTGCGTGAACCTCGACGGGGTGCGCCTGGCGCAGTCCACGACGCGCAGCGGCGAACCCTCGTGA